A stretch of Henckelia pumila isolate YLH828 chromosome 4, ASM3356847v2, whole genome shotgun sequence DNA encodes these proteins:
- the LOC140865707 gene encoding uncharacterized protein isoform X3 has product MKQAPSMAYSTLAFVETDLGTRIVVPIPADISVKDFKGEVERVHLNCFPGYGRIRIDAMMVKRRSCYYYLPESLPLKYAFRDSNELGCSLSSGDKNIMKCGRKESKVLITSYRKTSSVKVPTIFHLLMKRKKRRKRDRRGTTKAQRIAKGIVTRAEAHRRKRWDSGLSEAMSETVSVSGIIHKYFSDYDEVASSSRLLGRHKERLNSSKNSKYCNFPPDLMSPVIAHKPPQVEKPDSKASGEKCRKPEVGKRVVLASNSLGLTPSNERPALSVCKVSDKRSDGRFASMVRTLVFEIPDEGD; this is encoded by the exons ATGAAGCAAGCTCCTTCAATGGCTTATTCAACGCTCGCGTTTGTTGAAACAGACTTAGGTACCCGAATTGTTGTGCCGATTCCCGCCGACATCTCGGTTAAGGACTTCAAGG GGGAGGTGGAGAGGGTGCATCTGAATTGCTTCCCAGGATATGGAAGAATCAGGATTGATGCCATGATG GTGAAGCGGAGATCTTGCTATTATTACCTGCCCGAGTCTTTGCCTCTCAAGTATGCTTTTCGGGATTCAAATG AACTTGGATGTTCGTTGAGTAGTGGTGATAAGAATATTATGAAATGCGGAAGGAAAGAAAGCAAGGTACTCATAACTTCCTACCGTAAAACTTCATCGGTGAAGGTGCCTACAATTTTCCATTTATTGATGAAAAGGAAGAAAAGGAGAAAAAGGGATAGAAGAGGCACAACTAAAGCCCAAAGGATTGCAAAGGGCATTGTGACTAGAGCTGAAGCACATAGGAGAAAAAGGTGGGATTCCGGTCTTAGTGAAGCAATGTCAGAAACAGTATCGGTTTCAGGCATTATCCATAAATACTTCTCAGATTATGATGAAGTGGCCTCAAGTTCAAGATTACTAGGTAGACACAAAGAAAGATTGAACAGCAGCAAAAACTCCAAGTATTGTAATTTTCCGCCTGATTTAATGTCACCAGTAATTGCCCACAAACCCCCGCAGGTGGAGAAGCCTGATTCGAAAGCCTCAGGAGAGAAATGCAGGAAACCAGAAGTTGGAAAGCGAGTGGTTCTGGCATCAAATAGCCTTGGGTTAACTCCAAGCAATGAACGTCCTGCTCTTTCTGTGTGCAAGGTCAGTGACAAGAGATCAGATGGCAGATTTGCTTCTATGGTGCGAACTTTAGTCTTTGAGATCCCAGATGAAGGTGATTGA
- the LOC140865707 gene encoding uncharacterized protein isoform X1 → MKQAPSMAYSTLAFVETDLGTRIVVPIPADISVKDFKGEVERVHLNCFPGYGRIRIDAMMVKRRSCYYYLPESLPLKYAFRDSNGNWFLRVLVHVPSNDNLVDSFKCNGIQVIGHNSTDDGVTELGCSLSSGDKNIMKCGRKESKVLITSYRKTSSVKVPTIFHLLMKRKKRRKRDRRGTTKAQRIAKGIVTRAEAHRRKRWDSGLSEAMSETVSVSGIIHKYFSDYDEVASSSRLLGRHKERLNSSKNSKYCNFPPDLMSPVIAHKPPQVEKPDSKASGEKCRKPEVGKRVVLASNSLGLTPSNERPALSVCKVSDKRSDGRFASMVRTLVFEIPDEGD, encoded by the exons ATGAAGCAAGCTCCTTCAATGGCTTATTCAACGCTCGCGTTTGTTGAAACAGACTTAGGTACCCGAATTGTTGTGCCGATTCCCGCCGACATCTCGGTTAAGGACTTCAAGG GGGAGGTGGAGAGGGTGCATCTGAATTGCTTCCCAGGATATGGAAGAATCAGGATTGATGCCATGATG GTGAAGCGGAGATCTTGCTATTATTACCTGCCCGAGTCTTTGCCTCTCAAGTATGCTTTTCGGGATTCAAATGGTAATTGGTTTCTTCGAGTTCTAGTGCACGTTCCAAGCAATGATAATCTGGTAGATTCCTTTAAATGTAATGGCATTCAAGTTATCGGTCATAACTCCACTGATGATGGCGTTACAGAACTTGGATGTTCGTTGAGTAGTGGTGATAAGAATATTATGAAATGCGGAAGGAAAGAAAGCAAGGTACTCATAACTTCCTACCGTAAAACTTCATCGGTGAAGGTGCCTACAATTTTCCATTTATTGATGAAAAGGAAGAAAAGGAGAAAAAGGGATAGAAGAGGCACAACTAAAGCCCAAAGGATTGCAAAGGGCATTGTGACTAGAGCTGAAGCACATAGGAGAAAAAGGTGGGATTCCGGTCTTAGTGAAGCAATGTCAGAAACAGTATCGGTTTCAGGCATTATCCATAAATACTTCTCAGATTATGATGAAGTGGCCTCAAGTTCAAGATTACTAGGTAGACACAAAGAAAGATTGAACAGCAGCAAAAACTCCAAGTATTGTAATTTTCCGCCTGATTTAATGTCACCAGTAATTGCCCACAAACCCCCGCAGGTGGAGAAGCCTGATTCGAAAGCCTCAGGAGAGAAATGCAGGAAACCAGAAGTTGGAAAGCGAGTGGTTCTGGCATCAAATAGCCTTGGGTTAACTCCAAGCAATGAACGTCCTGCTCTTTCTGTGTGCAAGGTCAGTGACAAGAGATCAGATGGCAGATTTGCTTCTATGGTGCGAACTTTAGTCTTTGAGATCCCAGATGAAGGTGATTGA
- the LOC140865707 gene encoding uncharacterized protein isoform X2, with translation MKQAPSMAYSTLAFVETDLGEVERVHLNCFPGYGRIRIDAMMVKRRSCYYYLPESLPLKYAFRDSNGNWFLRVLVHVPSNDNLVDSFKCNGIQVIGHNSTDDGVTELGCSLSSGDKNIMKCGRKESKVLITSYRKTSSVKVPTIFHLLMKRKKRRKRDRRGTTKAQRIAKGIVTRAEAHRRKRWDSGLSEAMSETVSVSGIIHKYFSDYDEVASSSRLLGRHKERLNSSKNSKYCNFPPDLMSPVIAHKPPQVEKPDSKASGEKCRKPEVGKRVVLASNSLGLTPSNERPALSVCKVSDKRSDGRFASMVRTLVFEIPDEGD, from the exons ATGAAGCAAGCTCCTTCAATGGCTTATTCAACGCTCGCGTTTGTTGAAACAGACTTAG GGGAGGTGGAGAGGGTGCATCTGAATTGCTTCCCAGGATATGGAAGAATCAGGATTGATGCCATGATG GTGAAGCGGAGATCTTGCTATTATTACCTGCCCGAGTCTTTGCCTCTCAAGTATGCTTTTCGGGATTCAAATGGTAATTGGTTTCTTCGAGTTCTAGTGCACGTTCCAAGCAATGATAATCTGGTAGATTCCTTTAAATGTAATGGCATTCAAGTTATCGGTCATAACTCCACTGATGATGGCGTTACAGAACTTGGATGTTCGTTGAGTAGTGGTGATAAGAATATTATGAAATGCGGAAGGAAAGAAAGCAAGGTACTCATAACTTCCTACCGTAAAACTTCATCGGTGAAGGTGCCTACAATTTTCCATTTATTGATGAAAAGGAAGAAAAGGAGAAAAAGGGATAGAAGAGGCACAACTAAAGCCCAAAGGATTGCAAAGGGCATTGTGACTAGAGCTGAAGCACATAGGAGAAAAAGGTGGGATTCCGGTCTTAGTGAAGCAATGTCAGAAACAGTATCGGTTTCAGGCATTATCCATAAATACTTCTCAGATTATGATGAAGTGGCCTCAAGTTCAAGATTACTAGGTAGACACAAAGAAAGATTGAACAGCAGCAAAAACTCCAAGTATTGTAATTTTCCGCCTGATTTAATGTCACCAGTAATTGCCCACAAACCCCCGCAGGTGGAGAAGCCTGATTCGAAAGCCTCAGGAGAGAAATGCAGGAAACCAGAAGTTGGAAAGCGAGTGGTTCTGGCATCAAATAGCCTTGGGTTAACTCCAAGCAATGAACGTCCTGCTCTTTCTGTGTGCAAGGTCAGTGACAAGAGATCAGATGGCAGATTTGCTTCTATGGTGCGAACTTTAGTCTTTGAGATCCCAGATGAAGGTGATTGA